Proteins encoded by one window of Bacteroidota bacterium:
- a CDS encoding enoyl-CoA hydratase/isomerase family protein, producing MNLQTLLFETNERIATVTINRPDKLNALNAQAKSELREVFSQIKTDSSVDVVILTGAGEKAFVAGTDIKELTVLNSETGKEFSAKGQEVFDLIENLGKPVIAAVNGYALGGGCELALACHIRIASENAKFGQPEVNLGVIPGYGGTQRLARLIGRGRAMELILTGNQMDAQEALRVGLVNKIVPQADLMSAALTMAELIASKGQIAIRMALKAVNMTQETMLNDGQKLEASLFGVCCDSEDFKEGTAAFLEKRKPVFKKK from the coding sequence ATGAACCTTCAGACCTTACTTTTCGAGACGAACGAGAGAATCGCCACCGTCACCATCAACCGTCCCGACAAACTGAATGCGCTGAATGCGCAAGCAAAGTCGGAGTTGCGGGAAGTGTTCTCACAAATCAAAACAGACAGCAGTGTGGATGTTGTGATTCTGACGGGAGCGGGCGAGAAAGCGTTCGTTGCCGGTACGGACATCAAGGAGTTGACGGTGTTGAATTCGGAAACGGGCAAGGAATTCTCCGCCAAGGGACAGGAAGTATTTGATTTGATCGAGAACCTCGGTAAGCCCGTGATTGCAGCCGTCAACGGCTACGCACTGGGCGGAGGTTGCGAGCTTGCGCTTGCGTGTCACATACGTATCGCCTCGGAAAATGCGAAGTTCGGTCAACCGGAAGTAAACCTCGGGGTCATTCCAGGTTACGGCGGCACGCAACGGCTTGCCCGTTTAATTGGACGAGGCCGGGCGATGGAACTCATCCTCACCGGAAATCAAATGGATGCACAAGAAGCGCTGCGCGTCGGGCTTGTCAACAAAATCGTGCCGCAAGCCGATTTGATGAGTGCTGCATTGACGATGGCAGAGTTGATTGCAAGTAAAGGACAAATCGCCATCAGGATGGCGCTCAAGGCAGTGAACATGACGCAAGAAACGATGCTCAACGACGGGCAGAAGCTTGAAGCGTCGCTGTTCGGTGTGTGTTGTGACAGCGAGGACTTCAAGGAAGGAACGGCGGCTTTCCTTGAAAAAAGAAAGCCCGTCTTCAAGAAAAAATGA
- the amrA gene encoding AmmeMemoRadiSam system protein A, translated as MLSQEEKQELLAVARKAITCALKRQEFHFPASTTGGLEQSAGAFVTIRIDHKLRGCIGQIESEKPVVEVVAEVAVKAALDDPRFPPMTLAEVEEATLEVSVLSPLHRITGSEEIELGMHGLVVALGKQRGLLLPQVAAEYALDRETFLKAAMQKAGLPPYAWRFPEVELFVFEAEIAQEADVLH; from the coding sequence ATGTTATCGCAGGAAGAGAAGCAGGAGTTATTGGCTGTTGCGCGCAAGGCCATTACATGCGCGTTGAAGCGGCAGGAGTTTCATTTTCCCGCTTCAACAACCGGGGGTCTGGAACAATCTGCCGGAGCATTTGTGACAATCCGGATTGACCACAAATTGCGCGGGTGCATCGGCCAGATCGAATCGGAAAAACCGGTCGTTGAAGTTGTAGCGGAAGTTGCCGTAAAAGCGGCTCTTGACGATCCCCGTTTTCCTCCAATGACACTAGCGGAAGTGGAAGAGGCGACTCTCGAGGTGTCGGTTCTCTCTCCGCTCCACCGCATCACCGGGTCCGAGGAGATTGAACTCGGCATGCACGGATTGGTAGTTGCCTTGGGCAAACAACGCGGGTTGCTTCTTCCCCAGGTGGCGGCAGAATATGCTCTCGACCGCGAGACTTTCCTCAAAGCAGCGATGCAAAAAGCCGGACTTCCACCGTACGCCTGGCGATTTCCGGAGGTGGAACTTTTTGTTTTTGAAGCAGAGATTGCTCAGGAAGCCGATGTGCTTCATTAG
- a CDS encoding T9SS type A sorting domain-containing protein — protein MGGTSNRYGNIAWADFKFDGSGSPTVTMNIDGCNLTGGYLKLVDEAGNPLGNFPPEYPGETRILKYKYRCGGTWGPETAFKTDANGKFFYAIDAGCTNWDKKITLTLNQTSLEQDVTVNSVFQAAKVNVSLATCNPAAPLAGGVVEQGGGHWYTHGTTNGTGTVSFYTFPGNIKVRMSYNYGSQTLNSVPIVAGVNPINFTTTTVNFYYGGTIKIQVGGWPTIAMPIELLPGTYGFRFGSTQVSGISISSCEMNKAFLTVVDENGNGVAGGKARPAYGGTWGSTLPGETNANGILLADIPPGFTKIEMTVNQGSQEQTLAQLNASNYKWVTQILRVWLHDHANAAITDQLGVLDQGGGHWVTWGNLNALGYRDVQLFPRSGAYTFRMNYNCNAQTLNPVVSVSAGIQNFYFQTGEVIGPTATQYQGCGWSTFTNPMEQMPGTRAFKFNDGTPQTNFTIVAGQILTIPAGTYTLPKEPVPEQQTPTTFGLSQNFPNPFNPSTTIRVALPVDATVSLVVYNTLGQKVGELMNGTVSAGYHDVTFDASNLASGLYIYRIAARGADGKEFSSVQKMLLMK, from the coding sequence ATGGGGGGTACAAGCAATAGGTACGGCAACATTGCGTGGGCTGATTTCAAATTTGATGGTTCAGGAAGTCCAACCGTCACGATGAACATTGATGGCTGCAACCTCACAGGTGGGTACCTGAAATTGGTAGATGAAGCAGGCAATCCACTCGGCAATTTCCCTCCTGAGTATCCGGGAGAGACACGCATTCTGAAGTACAAGTATCGTTGCGGCGGCACTTGGGGTCCTGAGACCGCGTTCAAGACCGATGCCAACGGCAAGTTCTTCTACGCGATCGACGCAGGTTGCACCAACTGGGACAAGAAGATCACGCTGACTCTGAATCAGACTTCACTGGAACAAGATGTAACTGTCAACTCTGTTTTCCAAGCTGCCAAGGTGAACGTTAGCCTGGCTACGTGCAATCCCGCTGCGCCTTTGGCAGGTGGCGTCGTGGAACAAGGCGGCGGCCACTGGTACACCCATGGCACAACGAACGGCACAGGTACAGTGTCATTCTACACATTCCCCGGAAATATCAAGGTGAGGATGAGCTACAACTACGGGAGCCAAACCCTAAACTCGGTCCCAATTGTCGCTGGCGTCAATCCTATCAACTTCACGACAACCACTGTGAATTTCTACTATGGCGGGACAATAAAAATCCAAGTTGGCGGATGGCCTACTATAGCGATGCCGATTGAACTTCTTCCCGGTACATACGGGTTCAGATTCGGCAGCACACAGGTAAGCGGAATTAGCATTAGTAGCTGCGAAATGAACAAGGCATTTCTCACCGTTGTCGATGAGAATGGTAACGGTGTTGCCGGCGGCAAAGCGAGACCGGCGTATGGTGGCACGTGGGGCTCCACGCTTCCGGGTGAAACGAATGCCAACGGAATCTTGCTGGCTGACATACCCCCTGGATTTACCAAGATTGAAATGACGGTCAATCAGGGTTCACAGGAACAGACGTTGGCACAGTTGAACGCCTCTAACTATAAGTGGGTTACTCAAATTCTTCGTGTTTGGCTCCATGACCATGCCAACGCGGCGATCACTGATCAACTCGGTGTTCTTGACCAAGGTGGCGGTCATTGGGTCACGTGGGGCAATCTTAATGCTTTGGGATATAGGGATGTTCAGCTATTCCCTCGATCCGGTGCCTACACATTCAGGATGAACTACAATTGCAATGCACAAACACTGAACCCTGTTGTGAGCGTAAGCGCTGGAATCCAGAATTTCTACTTCCAGACTGGTGAGGTTATTGGTCCCACCGCGACGCAATATCAGGGCTGCGGGTGGTCCACATTTACGAATCCAATGGAGCAGATGCCCGGTACCCGCGCATTCAAGTTCAATGATGGCACTCCGCAAACCAACTTCACAATTGTTGCGGGGCAGATACTCACAATTCCGGCGGGAACGTACACACTGCCAAAAGAGCCTGTTCCCGAACAGCAAACACCGACTACGTTTGGCCTCTCGCAGAACTTCCCGAATCCTTTTAACCCATCCACGACGATTCGTGTCGCCCTTCCTGTTGACGCAACTGTTAGCCTTGTTGTGTACAACACGCTGGGTCAGAAGGTGGGAGAGTTAATGAACGGAACCGTGAGCGCTGGCTATCACGATGTCACGTTTGACGCAAGCAACCTTGCGAGCGGGCTCTATATCTACAGAATCGCTGCCCGAGGAGCTGACGGCAAGGAATTCAGCAGCGTCCAAAAAATGTTGCTGATGAAGTAA
- a CDS encoding DUF2520 domain-containing protein: protein MNIAIVGAGKVGSVLGKILTASGDKIVAVVSRSNRSAVKTGKYVRCRNVSTSLAAIPPRTNLVMITTPHRVVEEVAHKLAAVAHLDFKKLSVCHASGIQNADVLEPLAAKGATVFSFHPLQTFPRDFEPKDILPTVRGIYYGVDGNAAAMRKAKLLASKLKGKTIYIKPEMRTFYHAACVVASNHVTTLLWILEQMFAALKTNEKKFYPVFEPIIMAALHNAARTSPAQSLSGPIARGGVETVSHHFEALQQFASNLVPYYGSMSAETTRLAEMKGSIDHEQARMMYNLIFSNMRI from the coding sequence GTGAATATTGCAATTGTCGGCGCCGGCAAAGTCGGTTCGGTGCTGGGGAAGATTCTGACTGCGAGCGGGGATAAGATCGTTGCGGTCGTGTCGCGCAGCAACCGTTCGGCAGTGAAGACGGGAAAATACGTGAGGTGCCGGAACGTCTCGACATCTCTGGCGGCCATTCCTCCGCGAACGAATCTGGTGATGATAACAACACCGCACAGGGTTGTTGAAGAAGTCGCGCACAAACTCGCGGCGGTTGCGCATCTCGATTTCAAGAAACTCTCCGTGTGTCATGCCTCGGGCATTCAGAACGCCGATGTGCTTGAGCCGCTTGCTGCAAAAGGCGCCACAGTCTTCTCCTTTCATCCCTTGCAGACATTCCCGCGTGACTTTGAGCCGAAGGATATTCTGCCGACAGTACGCGGAATTTACTACGGGGTTGACGGCAATGCCGCGGCAATGCGGAAAGCGAAACTGCTCGCGTCGAAGCTGAAAGGCAAAACCATCTACATCAAGCCTGAAATGCGGACATTCTATCACGCGGCCTGCGTCGTTGCTTCAAACCACGTGACAACATTGTTGTGGATTCTCGAGCAGATGTTTGCAGCTCTTAAGACGAATGAGAAGAAATTCTATCCCGTCTTCGAACCGATCATCATGGCGGCATTGCACAATGCTGCGCGAACATCTCCCGCACAATCATTGAGCGGGCCGATTGCCCGCGGCGGAGTCGAAACGGTGTCGCATCACTTCGAAGCACTGCAACAGTTCGCGTCGAATCTTGTTCCGTACTACGGTTCGATGTCGGCGGAAACAACGAGGCTTGCCGAGATGAAGGGCTCCATTGACCACGAACAGGCAAGAATGATGTACAATCTGATTTTCTCCAATATGAGGATCTGA
- a CDS encoding glycine--tRNA ligase, protein MDKIVSLAKRRGFVFQSSEIYGGLNGCWDYGPLGVELLRNIKDAWWQSMTYREDIEGIDAAILMHPRVWEASGHVANFTDPMVDCKECKARFRADQVEEAMCGSPAYKGRKAAKCQAEGKFTEARQFNLMFKTFVGPVEDEGAVVYLRPETAQGIFVNFLNVASGSRQKPPFGIAQIGKAFRNEINTKNFLFRTREFEQMEMQFFVKPGTDVEWFEKWRAERMQWFVDLGMTNAKLQWHQHEPDKLAHYAKDAYDIEYQFPFGWGEIEGIHNRSDFDLSQHEKYSGKSMQYFDQESKEKFTPYIIETSAGASRSFMAFLIDAYNEEEAPTADGKTEVRTVLRFNPRLAPTKAAVFPLVNRDGMPEIARKLEAELRPHMRVFYDDSGAVGRRYRRQDEVGTPFCITVDSETLANQTVTVRERDSMKQERVAISQVRNYLSSGISL, encoded by the coding sequence ATGGATAAAATCGTCTCGCTTGCGAAGCGGCGGGGCTTTGTATTTCAATCAAGCGAAATCTATGGCGGCCTCAACGGCTGCTGGGATTACGGTCCGTTGGGCGTCGAGTTGCTGCGCAACATCAAGGATGCGTGGTGGCAATCCATGACGTACCGCGAAGACATCGAAGGCATTGATGCCGCTATTCTGATGCATCCTCGCGTATGGGAAGCATCGGGGCACGTTGCCAACTTCACCGACCCAATGGTGGATTGCAAGGAATGCAAAGCTCGTTTCCGCGCCGACCAGGTGGAAGAGGCGATGTGCGGCAGCCCCGCGTATAAAGGGCGAAAAGCTGCAAAGTGTCAGGCGGAAGGGAAGTTCACCGAAGCCCGTCAATTCAATCTCATGTTCAAGACCTTTGTCGGTCCGGTGGAAGACGAAGGCGCCGTCGTCTACCTTCGCCCCGAAACAGCGCAAGGGATCTTTGTCAACTTTCTGAACGTTGCCTCCGGTTCTCGGCAGAAGCCGCCGTTCGGCATTGCGCAAATCGGCAAGGCGTTTCGCAACGAAATCAACACGAAGAACTTTCTCTTCCGCACACGGGAATTCGAGCAGATGGAGATGCAGTTTTTCGTCAAGCCCGGAACCGATGTTGAGTGGTTTGAGAAGTGGCGGGCCGAACGGATGCAATGGTTTGTCGATCTCGGAATGACGAACGCGAAGCTGCAATGGCATCAACATGAACCTGACAAGCTCGCTCACTACGCAAAAGACGCGTACGACATTGAATATCAATTCCCGTTCGGTTGGGGCGAGATAGAAGGAATTCACAACCGATCCGATTTCGATCTCTCTCAACACGAAAAGTACTCGGGCAAATCGATGCAGTATTTCGATCAGGAATCGAAAGAGAAGTTCACTCCCTATATTATCGAAACCTCGGCCGGGGCAAGTCGTTCCTTCATGGCGTTTCTGATTGATGCGTACAACGAAGAGGAGGCGCCGACAGCCGACGGCAAAACCGAGGTACGGACCGTGTTGAGGTTCAATCCCCGCCTCGCGCCAACGAAAGCTGCCGTGTTCCCGCTTGTCAATCGTGACGGTATGCCCGAAATTGCGCGCAAACTCGAAGCGGAGCTGCGCCCGCATATGCGTGTGTTCTACGATGACAGCGGCGCAGTAGGCCGGCGCTACCGGCGGCAAGATGAAGTCGGGACCCCCTTCTGCATTACGGTTGACTCCGAAACGCTTGCCAATCAAACTGTCACCGTCCGTGAGCGTGATTCAATGAAGCAAGAAAGAGTTGCAATTTCTCAAGTCCGGAATTATCTTAGTAGCGGTATCAGCCTGTAG
- a CDS encoding glucose-1-phosphate thymidylyltransferase, protein MKALIASGGRGTRLRPITHTQNKHLIPIANKPILYYSIEAAADAGIKEIAIVHNADSLEVPDYVGDGSKWGVKITYIPQEVPGGLAQVVMLAEKFAGNDKFIFYLGDNMVVGGIKRFIDEFEQSGCNCFLTLSKVKDPERFGVPEIKNGQIIGVEEKPSHPKSQYAVAGIYLYDHHIFEAVKALKPSSRGELEISDAHQYLIDKKFKVGYTEITGWWKDTGKPVDLLEANRLILDSIAPRIDGEVDAQSDVAGKVVIEGGARILNSKIRGPVIIGKNCIIENSYIGPFASIGDRTVVRNSEVEYSIVLRDCKIVDVGLRLEGSILGNDVEIVEATGKPRVHRFMIGDQSRVEVA, encoded by the coding sequence GTGAAAGCATTGATTGCAAGCGGCGGACGCGGCACCCGGCTTCGTCCGATTACGCATACACAAAACAAGCATCTTATTCCCATTGCCAACAAGCCGATACTGTATTACTCGATTGAGGCGGCGGCTGATGCGGGTATCAAGGAAATCGCCATTGTGCACAACGCCGACAGTCTTGAAGTGCCGGACTACGTCGGCGACGGATCAAAATGGGGTGTGAAGATCACCTACATTCCGCAGGAGGTTCCGGGCGGACTCGCGCAAGTCGTTATGCTGGCCGAGAAGTTCGCGGGAAATGACAAGTTCATTTTCTATCTCGGCGACAATATGGTTGTCGGAGGAATCAAGCGGTTCATTGACGAGTTCGAACAGAGCGGCTGCAATTGCTTTCTGACGCTGTCGAAAGTCAAAGACCCCGAGCGGTTCGGCGTTCCCGAAATCAAGAACGGGCAGATTATCGGCGTCGAAGAGAAACCCTCCCACCCGAAGAGTCAGTACGCCGTTGCAGGAATCTATCTCTACGACCACCATATTTTCGAGGCGGTCAAAGCGCTGAAACCGAGTTCCCGCGGCGAGCTTGAAATCTCCGACGCCCATCAATATCTTATCGACAAGAAATTCAAAGTCGGTTACACGGAAATCACAGGTTGGTGGAAAGACACAGGAAAACCCGTTGATTTGTTGGAAGCAAACCGGCTGATACTCGATTCGATTGCGCCGCGCATCGACGGAGAAGTTGATGCCCAGTCCGATGTCGCGGGGAAAGTCGTCATCGAAGGCGGAGCCCGCATTCTCAACAGCAAGATACGCGGGCCGGTCATTATCGGCAAGAATTGCATCATCGAAAACAGCTACATCGGGCCGTTTGCCTCGATCGGCGACCGGACTGTTGTTCGGAACAGCGAAGTCGAGTACAGCATTGTGTTGCGAGACTGCAAGATTGTTGATGTAGGATTGCGGCTTGAGGGAAGCATTCTCGGCAACGACGTCGAGATTGTTGAAGCGACGGGAAAGCCGCGAGTTCACAGATTCATGATTGGCGATCAGAGCAGGGTGGAAGTGGCGTAG
- the amrB gene encoding AmmeMemoRadiSam system protein B, translating to MSTARTARFPVVAGMFYPADPAELAEEIDSLFEQAERRSVAGRIRGIIAPHAGYVYSGLTAACAYAMLRGEAYDTVVVVSPSHREFFRGVSVYSGDLYVTPLGAVEVNTALRERLLDANATIYASEDGHRSEHALEVQLPFLQKALQSFKVLPVVAGDQAAECCFDLGAALAAAVRGENALFVASTDLSHFHASGTARHLDDVMIRDIEHFDYEQLMRDLESRRTEACGGGPTVAVLSALDRLGVKNIEVLHYATSGDTTGDYSSVVGYVSAVVYESPAPDVPA from the coding sequence ATGAGCACAGCGCGCACAGCACGCTTTCCCGTCGTTGCCGGGATGTTCTATCCTGCCGACCCTGCGGAATTGGCTGAAGAAATTGACAGCTTGTTCGAACAAGCGGAGAGGAGAAGCGTTGCCGGCAGAATTCGCGGTATCATTGCGCCGCATGCCGGATACGTATATTCGGGTTTGACGGCTGCGTGTGCATACGCAATGCTTCGGGGTGAGGCGTACGACACCGTTGTTGTAGTCTCGCCCAGTCATCGGGAGTTTTTCAGAGGTGTCTCCGTGTATTCAGGTGATCTGTACGTGACGCCGCTCGGTGCGGTTGAAGTGAACACAGCCCTGCGCGAGCGGTTGCTTGATGCGAATGCCACTATTTATGCTTCGGAGGACGGGCACCGGAGTGAACACGCGCTGGAAGTGCAGCTTCCGTTCCTGCAAAAGGCGCTGCAATCGTTCAAAGTGTTGCCGGTTGTTGCCGGAGATCAGGCGGCGGAATGCTGTTTTGATCTCGGCGCAGCCCTCGCTGCTGCAGTCCGCGGCGAAAATGCGTTGTTTGTGGCCAGCACGGATTTGTCCCACTTCCATGCATCCGGTACTGCAAGACATCTTGATGATGTCATGATCAGGGACATTGAGCATTTCGATTATGAACAACTGATGCGCGATCTGGAATCGCGGCGGACTGAAGCGTGCGGCGGCGGACCAACTGTTGCGGTACTCTCCGCGCTCGACCGTCTCGGCGTGAAGAATATTGAAGTGCTGCACTACGCGACCTCCGGCGATACGACCGGGGATTACAGCAGTGTTGTCGGGTATGTATCCGCAGTAGTCTATGAAAGCCCTGCGCCCGATGTCCCGGCATAG
- a CDS encoding sigma-54-dependent Fis family transcriptional regulator, giving the protein MDTLLLVDRDKSFQERAASYWGTHFSVICADSINPALEALTTRKIDVVLIEISFLTGDVNLITRIKKEFDPHLPVIVLCEQGNLDQAITAMRSGAYDFTLKGLNPELLFEKIAGALRFRESEMHLQLLHTNAAEKHDRFVFASDAMKKIHFEITRLAEQNFDVLLCGETGVGKDLLAFELHRRSSRAAKPFITLPMRSLSETLIESELFGHEKGAFSGADSMKIGKLEAANQGTLYIPEISTLTELLQLKLLHFLQYKTITRVGQDSRKPEIPLDVRLVFATNKRLEDEVERGHVREDFYYRISGVTIMIPPLRERVDDIEPLFRYFLGKYTPLTTALPFSIADELLDALRHYRWPGNVREIENCVKQILAKSSNNMLNISNLPFSVESAEAGETCRVCLGTKFANFTKYSQAETQFKRAYFSVLMEHVGNNISLAAKAAGMTPQGLRKALKTLTLDRH; this is encoded by the coding sequence ATGGATACCCTGCTTCTTGTCGACCGCGACAAATCGTTTCAGGAACGTGCAGCTTCCTATTGGGGAACGCATTTTTCCGTCATCTGCGCAGACAGCATTAACCCGGCACTCGAAGCCCTCACAACACGCAAAATCGATGTAGTGCTGATCGAAATCTCGTTCCTGACCGGAGATGTGAACCTCATCACCCGCATCAAGAAAGAATTCGATCCCCATCTTCCTGTGATTGTTCTGTGCGAACAGGGCAACCTCGATCAGGCTATTACCGCGATGCGAAGCGGAGCCTACGATTTCACACTCAAAGGACTCAATCCCGAACTCCTCTTCGAAAAAATTGCCGGCGCCCTCCGATTCCGGGAGTCGGAAATGCATCTGCAGCTCCTTCACACAAACGCTGCCGAAAAGCACGATCGCTTTGTGTTCGCAAGTGATGCCATGAAGAAAATCCATTTTGAAATCACCCGACTTGCAGAGCAGAATTTTGATGTGCTACTGTGCGGAGAAACCGGAGTTGGCAAGGACTTACTGGCGTTCGAACTTCACCGTCGCAGCAGCCGTGCGGCAAAGCCCTTTATTACGCTTCCCATGCGCTCGTTGAGCGAGACGTTGATCGAATCCGAGTTGTTCGGTCACGAAAAGGGGGCGTTCTCCGGAGCCGACAGTATGAAAATCGGAAAACTGGAAGCCGCCAACCAGGGAACATTGTACATTCCGGAGATTTCAACACTCACTGAATTGTTGCAGTTGAAGCTTCTTCATTTTCTACAGTACAAAACCATCACGCGGGTCGGACAGGATTCGAGAAAGCCGGAAATACCTCTCGATGTCCGGTTGGTGTTTGCCACGAACAAACGTTTGGAAGATGAGGTGGAAAGAGGACATGTTCGTGAGGATTTCTACTACCGAATCAGCGGCGTTACGATCATGATCCCGCCGCTTCGCGAACGGGTCGACGATATCGAGCCTCTCTTCAGGTACTTCCTGGGCAAGTACACGCCTCTGACAACTGCGCTGCCCTTTTCCATTGCCGACGAACTTCTTGATGCTCTGCGGCACTATCGGTGGCCCGGCAATGTGCGCGAGATTGAGAATTGCGTGAAACAGATTCTTGCAAAGTCAAGCAACAACATGCTGAACATATCTAATCTTCCGTTCTCGGTCGAAAGTGCCGAAGCAGGTGAAACCTGTCGCGTTTGTCTCGGGACAAAGTTTGCGAATTTCACCAAGTACTCTCAGGCTGAGACACAATTCAAACGGGCATATTTTTCCGTTCTGATGGAGCATGTCGGAAATAACATTTCACTTGCCGCGAAAGCAGCCGGAATGACACCGCAAGGACTTCGCAAGGCACTCAAAACATTGACTCTGGATAGACATTGA